Proteins encoded by one window of Acetivibrio thermocellus ATCC 27405:
- a CDS encoding transglutaminase-like domain-containing protein: MKKIVSSITMLILTIAIFTNPGFAQTTTVTEYIMSNGVSLQKIPSTVEGKITLAGETVNSLIKILVIKDDIQRWYEVKLVDGKFNEEIWLIDGTGKYQVSVLVHKKDRIYTFGPTVFVENAVEVNRFAVPTLHVESNNEKIIALAKELTKDAKTDREKAQKIYNWVVKNIKYDYDKYLRQLNKNYDNAYGALNTLETGKGVCYDFSALVAALGRASGLQVKMIKGNFIGTYSNELHAWNEIYISEEGRWINVDSTFGSTLGRNFFDNSDFFKDHQKLEEY; this comes from the coding sequence ATGAAAAAAATAGTAAGCAGTATTACTATGCTCATCTTAACTATTGCCATTTTTACAAATCCGGGATTTGCACAAACTACCACCGTCACAGAGTACATAATGTCCAATGGAGTCTCTCTCCAAAAAATCCCGTCAACTGTTGAAGGAAAAATTACATTAGCCGGTGAAACTGTTAACAGCTTAATCAAAATACTTGTCATCAAGGATGATATTCAGCGCTGGTATGAGGTTAAGCTTGTTGACGGCAAATTTAATGAGGAAATTTGGCTTATTGACGGAACAGGCAAATACCAGGTTTCCGTTTTGGTTCACAAGAAAGATAGAATATATACCTTCGGACCGACGGTGTTTGTTGAAAATGCCGTGGAGGTAAACAGGTTTGCAGTACCCACACTTCATGTTGAAAGCAATAATGAAAAAATAATTGCTTTGGCAAAGGAATTAACCAAAGACGCCAAAACTGACAGGGAAAAAGCCCAAAAAATCTATAATTGGGTTGTCAAAAATATTAAATATGATTACGATAAATATTTAAGACAGCTTAATAAGAACTATGACAATGCATATGGTGCTCTTAACACTTTGGAAACCGGAAAAGGCGTATGCTACGATTTCTCTGCACTCGTTGCTGCCTTGGGCAGGGCATCAGGATTGCAGGTAAAAATGATTAAAGGAAATTTCATTGGGACATACAGCAACGAATTGCACGCCTGGAATGAAATATATATCTCCGAAGAAGGCAGATGGATTAATGTTGACTCCACCTTTGGTTCAACTCTTGGAAGAAACTTCTTTGACAACAGCGATTTTTTCAAGGATCATCAGAAACTTGAAGAATATTAA
- a CDS encoding THUMP domain-containing class I SAM-dependent RNA methyltransferase: MKEIELIATAAAGVESVVKHEVKKLGFKDITVDNGKIMFKGDISSIPRANLWLRSADRVLLKMGEFEALTFEELFDKTYALPWDQWITSDGKFTVLGKSVKSKLFSISDCQAIVKKAVVEKLKSKYHVEWFEESGPEYTIQVALHKDIATLTIDTSGTALHKRGYRAKNVEAPIKETLASAMILISYWNKRKPLWDCFCGSGTIPIEAALIGRNIAPGLNRTFASEEWPAIGKDIWKQERALALRAIDHDIKLKIYGSDINPDAIELAKENACLAGVDDCIEFFVSDFRNVNIKEDYGVIICNPPYGERIGEQQEVETINKDMGKTFSKYDTWSKYIITPFENFERLYGKKADKKRKFYNGNIKVDYYQYFGPKPTNT; encoded by the coding sequence ATGAAAGAAATTGAACTTATAGCAACAGCGGCAGCCGGTGTGGAATCTGTGGTAAAACATGAAGTAAAAAAACTGGGTTTTAAAGATATAACCGTAGATAACGGCAAAATAATGTTTAAAGGGGATATATCAAGTATTCCCCGGGCAAATTTATGGTTAAGATCCGCCGACAGGGTATTGCTTAAGATGGGTGAATTTGAAGCTTTAACTTTTGAAGAGCTTTTCGATAAAACCTACGCCCTCCCCTGGGATCAGTGGATAACCAGCGACGGTAAATTCACCGTATTGGGTAAATCGGTAAAGTCAAAACTTTTCAGCATCTCCGATTGTCAGGCAATTGTGAAAAAAGCAGTGGTAGAAAAGCTAAAGTCCAAATATCATGTGGAATGGTTTGAAGAAAGCGGCCCCGAGTATACCATACAAGTGGCCCTTCACAAGGACATTGCAACTTTGACCATTGATACAAGCGGTACAGCACTGCACAAAAGAGGCTACAGGGCCAAAAATGTTGAGGCCCCCATAAAGGAAACTCTTGCATCCGCAATGATTTTGATTAGCTATTGGAACAAAAGAAAGCCTCTGTGGGATTGCTTTTGCGGTTCAGGAACAATTCCAATTGAAGCTGCTCTCATCGGACGCAACATTGCTCCGGGTCTTAACAGAACTTTCGCCTCTGAAGAATGGCCGGCTATAGGCAAGGATATATGGAAACAGGAAAGAGCTTTGGCCTTAAGGGCAATAGACCACGATATTAAACTTAAAATCTACGGTTCGGATATAAATCCCGACGCTATTGAACTGGCAAAAGAAAACGCCTGTCTCGCAGGAGTCGATGATTGTATTGAATTCTTCGTCAGTGATTTCAGAAATGTTAACATAAAGGAGGATTACGGCGTAATCATATGCAATCCTCCCTATGGCGAAAGAATAGGTGAACAACAAGAAGTTGAAACAATAAACAAGGATATGGGGAAAACATTCTCCAAATATGATACCTGGTCAAAATACATAATTACCCCGTTTGAAAACTTTGAACGTCTTTACGGTAAAAAAGCCGATAAAAAGCGCAAATTTTACAATGGAAACATAAAAGTGGATTATTACCAATACTTCGGTCCAAAACCAACCAACACCTAA
- a CDS encoding response regulator, with the protein MDGTVLLIDYFEYEREKTKIIFDNIGEYDFIEVENLKKFYSIFKDLDSITLIIMDIAFPVEKEGLEVLSAIRNNSRTANTPVIIATKSDNPGYRHAALKFKVSDYILKPYPTKRLENSVRSVLKICQRFRYEFDSAHVISMSIEDYISKEFKVASRAGQSLSVILMAPVGLEKEPSEQSTQISSELQDQIQNLAIEKVKLSLRSTDTAILNANRDILVILPFTNAAGAQKVLQKIQDNVREGLKSLNINYDDYYYAVSVTFPNDGKTFQSLMEKAVKKVEDKIMLEKITSIGVNILDNARNSYKKFNK; encoded by the coding sequence ATGGACGGTACTGTATTGCTTATTGATTATTTCGAATATGAGAGGGAAAAAACCAAAATCATATTCGACAATATCGGAGAATATGATTTTATAGAAGTTGAAAACCTGAAAAAATTTTACAGTATTTTTAAAGACCTTGATTCCATAACCCTGATAATTATGGATATAGCTTTCCCTGTCGAAAAAGAAGGTCTTGAGGTTCTGTCGGCAATCAGAAACAATTCCAGGACTGCCAACACGCCGGTTATTATTGCCACCAAATCCGACAATCCGGGCTATCGTCATGCGGCGCTCAAGTTCAAAGTAAGTGATTACATCCTAAAGCCGTACCCGACCAAACGCCTTGAGAATTCAGTAAGAAGCGTGTTAAAAATATGCCAGCGTTTCAGATATGAATTTGACAGCGCCCATGTTATCTCCATGTCTATTGAGGACTACATATCCAAGGAATTTAAAGTAGCTTCAAGAGCAGGCCAGAGCCTGTCCGTAATTCTTATGGCTCCGGTCGGCCTGGAAAAAGAACCGTCGGAACAGTCCACTCAAATTTCTTCTGAGCTTCAGGACCAAATTCAAAACCTGGCAATCGAAAAAGTAAAGCTTTCATTGCGCTCCACAGACACGGCAATTCTCAATGCCAACAGGGACATTCTTGTCATATTGCCTTTCACCAACGCCGCCGGTGCGCAAAAAGTCCTTCAGAAAATCCAGGACAACGTAAGAGAAGGCCTTAAAAGCCTGAATATAAATTATGACGATTATTACTACGCCGTCTCCGTTACCTTTCCCAATGACGGCAAAACCTTTCAGAGTCTTATGGAAAAGGCGGTAAAGAAGGTTGAGGACAAGATTATGCTGGAAAAAATAACTTCCATAGGCGTAAATATTCTTGACAACGCCAGAAATTCATACAAAAAATTTAACAAGTAA
- the aroA gene encoding 3-phosphoshikimate 1-carboxyvinyltransferase, whose amino-acid sequence MLLKVRKSKASGNVRIPGSKSHTIRALFFASLAEGKSEIQSPLISDDALSAVEVCRALGAKIEKEDDKYVVEGFGGNPEVPEDVINVGNSGTTLRFGIMTAALGDGCSVFTGDRQIRQRPLGPLLCAINNLGAEAFSTRNNGRAPVVVKGKLKGGRTEIDSVTSQYLSSILINSPLIPLDTEVIVTRLNEVPYVDMTLWWLDKLGIKYENHDYKTFYIKGGQRYRPLNVTIPGDFSSATFFAVQAAISGEEFVLDNLDMTDPQGDKMVFSILEDMGAKVKVEGKSVRIKGCELVGREIDMNAIPDALPAMAVAGCFAKGETKLLNVPQARIKETDRIHVMCEQLKKMGADITELEDGLVIRESRLKGCKLEGYGDHRVVMSLAIAGLNAEGETVIDTAEAVNVTFPDFVNFLSRCGADISTCE is encoded by the coding sequence ATGCTGTTAAAGGTTAGAAAATCAAAAGCCAGTGGAAATGTGAGGATTCCAGGTTCAAAATCCCATACCATAAGGGCATTGTTTTTCGCAAGCCTTGCCGAGGGAAAATCCGAAATCCAAAGCCCTCTGATATCGGATGATGCGTTGTCGGCGGTGGAGGTTTGCAGAGCCTTGGGGGCTAAAATTGAAAAAGAGGACGATAAATATGTTGTCGAAGGATTTGGAGGAAATCCGGAAGTTCCCGAGGATGTAATAAACGTCGGCAATTCGGGTACCACACTTCGATTTGGAATTATGACGGCTGCTTTGGGTGACGGATGTTCGGTATTTACCGGAGACCGGCAGATAAGGCAAAGACCGCTTGGACCTTTGCTTTGCGCCATAAACAACCTTGGGGCGGAGGCTTTTTCCACCAGAAACAACGGAAGAGCGCCTGTGGTGGTGAAGGGAAAGCTTAAAGGCGGAAGGACAGAGATTGATTCGGTTACATCCCAGTATCTTTCGTCAATACTGATTAATTCACCTCTTATTCCATTGGATACCGAGGTGATTGTTACAAGGCTCAACGAAGTTCCTTATGTGGACATGACGTTGTGGTGGCTTGATAAACTGGGAATAAAGTATGAAAATCACGATTACAAAACTTTTTACATAAAGGGCGGCCAGCGTTACAGGCCTTTAAACGTTACGATACCAGGGGATTTTTCTTCGGCAACCTTCTTTGCCGTCCAGGCTGCAATATCGGGAGAGGAGTTCGTGCTGGACAACCTGGATATGACGGATCCCCAAGGAGACAAGATGGTGTTTTCCATACTTGAAGATATGGGAGCCAAGGTAAAAGTGGAAGGAAAGAGTGTCAGAATAAAAGGTTGTGAACTTGTGGGAAGGGAGATAGACATGAATGCGATACCTGATGCTCTTCCGGCCATGGCTGTTGCAGGATGTTTTGCAAAAGGTGAGACTAAACTTTTAAATGTGCCTCAGGCAAGGATTAAGGAAACCGACAGGATTCATGTTATGTGCGAGCAGTTAAAGAAGATGGGTGCGGATATAACGGAGCTGGAAGATGGACTTGTGATAAGGGAAAGCAGATTGAAAGGATGTAAACTGGAAGGTTACGGAGACCATCGTGTGGTTATGTCGCTCGCTATAGCAGGCTTGAATGCAGAAGGTGAGACCGTTATTGACACTGCGGAGGCGGTCAATGTTACTTTCCCGGATTTTGTAAATTTTTTGTCCCGGTGCGGTGCGGATATATCCACTTGTGAATGA
- the spo0A gene encoding sporulation transcription factor Spo0A: protein MKGEISVLIADDNVEFAKLLKEYMNQYEDIEVLELAKDGLQAIEMIISKKPDVVVLDIIMPNLDGLGVLERLSTMQLEYRPIFIMLSAIGQDVFVQRAVNLGAEYYIIKPFDVEVLVTRIRQLYREKTTSVFSNKPIIKNSELLSSNVDKNYDLEVEVTNLMHEVGIPPHMAGYQYLREAVIQTVKNSKVFTSVTKNLYPAVAEKYNTTPQKVERAIRNAIESAWARGNPDTVDALFGYTINYSKGKPTNSECIAMMADKIRITMGLRP from the coding sequence ATGAAGGGAGAAATTTCAGTTTTAATTGCCGATGATAATGTTGAGTTTGCAAAACTGTTGAAGGAATACATGAATCAATACGAAGACATAGAAGTTTTGGAACTTGCAAAGGACGGTTTACAGGCAATAGAAATGATTATTTCCAAAAAGCCCGATGTAGTTGTGCTCGATATTATTATGCCCAACCTGGACGGTTTGGGGGTTCTGGAAAGGCTGTCAACCATGCAGCTTGAATACAGGCCCATCTTCATAATGCTTTCAGCAATCGGACAGGATGTGTTTGTGCAAAGAGCTGTTAATCTCGGTGCGGAATACTATATAATCAAGCCTTTTGATGTGGAAGTGCTGGTCACGAGAATAAGACAGCTGTACAGGGAAAAGACAACGTCCGTTTTCTCAAACAAGCCGATTATCAAGAATTCCGAGCTTTTAAGCAGCAACGTTGACAAAAACTATGATCTTGAAGTCGAAGTAACCAATTTGATGCATGAGGTGGGTATACCTCCCCATATGGCCGGTTATCAGTATCTTCGTGAGGCCGTCATACAAACAGTAAAGAATTCAAAAGTCTTTACGTCCGTCACAAAGAATTTATACCCTGCCGTTGCTGAAAAGTACAATACCACACCTCAAAAAGTTGAACGGGCGATCAGAAATGCCATAGAGAGCGCCTGGGCAAGGGGAAATCCCGATACTGTGGACGCGTTGTTTGGATACACGATTAATTACAGCAAAGGAAAACCCACCAATTCCGAGTGTATAGCAATGATGGCTGATAAAATAAGAATAACCATGGGGCTTAGGCCTTAA
- a CDS encoding universal stress protein yields the protein MKGVFILSSPQNILVCVTQQITCERLILKAAELRNELKGELFVIHVAKNEWNFLDNIKEGEALEYLFKISKSVGANLSVLKSDDIVQTIVNFAKENKITHIVMGESPNDHKENNFYNELKRLLSNVEILVIPQAGI from the coding sequence ATGAAAGGGGTTTTTATCTTGAGTTCACCTCAGAACATTTTAGTTTGTGTAACTCAGCAGATTACTTGCGAAAGACTTATACTAAAAGCCGCAGAATTAAGAAACGAATTAAAGGGCGAACTCTTTGTCATACATGTTGCAAAAAATGAATGGAACTTCCTGGACAACATAAAGGAGGGAGAGGCTTTAGAATACTTGTTTAAAATATCAAAATCGGTCGGTGCAAACCTTTCAGTGTTAAAATCCGATGATATTGTTCAAACCATAGTGAATTTTGCAAAGGAAAATAAAATTACCCATATTGTAATGGGAGAGTCCCCTAATGACCACAAGGAAAACAATTTTTACAATGAACTGAAGAGACTTTTAAGTAATGTTGAGATTCTTGTCATACCCCAGGCCGGAATCTGA
- a CDS encoding fumarate hydratase: protein MRTIHVDSITEAVEKLCMDSNYYLNDDIINGLEKGLEKEESDNGKEILSKIIENAQIAREKAVAICQDTGMAVVFMDIGQDVHITGGNLTDAINEGVRRGYEKGYLRKSVVNDPIERINTKDNTPAVIHYNIVDGDKIKITVAPKGFGSENMSALKMLTPSQGIEGVKNFIIETVEKAGPNPCPPIVVGVGIGGTMEKAAFLAKKALLRPIDKRNDIPYLKELEEEMLERINRLGIGPSGLGGRITALGVNIEVFPTHIAGLPVAVNINCHATRHAEIII from the coding sequence ATGAGAACAATTCATGTTGATAGTATTACTGAAGCTGTGGAAAAGCTTTGCATGGACTCAAATTATTATCTTAACGATGATATAATAAATGGCTTGGAAAAAGGGCTTGAAAAAGAAGAATCGGACAATGGCAAAGAGATTTTAAGCAAGATTATTGAGAATGCGCAGATAGCAAGGGAAAAGGCCGTGGCAATCTGTCAGGATACGGGAATGGCCGTTGTTTTTATGGACATAGGCCAGGATGTACATATCACGGGAGGTAACCTCACTGATGCAATCAATGAAGGGGTTAGAAGGGGCTATGAGAAGGGCTATCTCAGAAAGTCGGTTGTAAATGACCCTATAGAAAGGATAAACACAAAGGATAATACTCCGGCGGTGATTCATTACAACATTGTTGACGGAGACAAAATAAAAATAACTGTAGCTCCTAAAGGTTTTGGAAGTGAAAATATGAGTGCCCTGAAAATGCTTACCCCTTCCCAGGGAATAGAAGGAGTTAAGAATTTTATAATTGAGACGGTGGAAAAAGCGGGGCCGAATCCCTGTCCTCCTATTGTCGTCGGCGTAGGTATCGGAGGAACCATGGAAAAGGCGGCTTTTTTGGCCAAAAAAGCGCTTTTGAGGCCGATAGACAAAAGGAATGACATACCGTATTTAAAGGAGCTGGAAGAGGAAATGCTTGAGCGTATAAACAGGCTGGGCATAGGTCCTTCGGGACTGGGAGGAAGAATTACGGCATTAGGTGTAAATATTGAAGTTTTTCCAACCCATATTGCAGGTCTTCCGGTGGCCGTGAATATAAACTGTCATGCAACAAGACATGCAGAAATAATTATTTAA
- a CDS encoding Fe-S-containing hydro-lyase, which translates to MKYIIEAPLTGEKARELRAGDVVSINGTIYTARDAAHKKMVNLIQEGRPLPFDIRDQIIYYVGPCPAKPGEVIGSAGPTTSSRMDAYAPLLIKLGLKGMIGKGLRSEAVVDAMKSYGAVYFGAIGGAGALIAKSIVAEELIAFPELGTEAIRKLTVKDFPAVVIIDSYGNDLYKIGREKYRIVSP; encoded by the coding sequence ATGAAGTACATTATTGAAGCGCCTTTGACCGGGGAAAAGGCCAGAGAACTTAGGGCAGGAGATGTTGTAAGTATCAATGGAACAATATACACGGCCAGAGATGCGGCACACAAAAAAATGGTAAATCTTATACAAGAGGGTAGGCCGTTGCCTTTTGATATAAGGGACCAGATAATATATTATGTTGGGCCTTGCCCTGCAAAACCCGGTGAAGTCATTGGTTCCGCAGGTCCGACAACCAGCAGCAGGATGGATGCTTATGCTCCTTTGCTGATAAAACTCGGACTTAAGGGAATGATAGGCAAGGGACTGAGAAGTGAAGCGGTTGTGGATGCAATGAAAAGTTATGGTGCGGTATATTTCGGAGCAATCGGAGGCGCGGGAGCCCTGATTGCAAAGTCAATTGTTGCGGAGGAATTGATAGCTTTTCCTGAACTTGGCACAGAGGCGATAAGAAAGCTTACTGTCAAAGATTTTCCGGCAGTTGTGATAATCGACAGCTATGGAAACGATCTTTATAAAATCGGAAGAGAAAAATACCGGATTGTTAGCCCATAA
- a CDS encoding DUF1858 domain-containing protein — protein sequence MKITKDMIIADVLQMDRGTAPIFINNGMHCLGCPSSMGESIEDACAVHGIDADKLVKELNEYFEKKEV from the coding sequence GTGAAGATTACAAAGGATATGATTATAGCCGATGTACTGCAAATGGACAGAGGTACTGCTCCCATATTCATCAACAACGGAATGCATTGCCTTGGATGTCCGTCTTCAATGGGAGAAAGCATTGAAGATGCCTGTGCGGTTCACGGGATAGACGCTGATAAGCTTGTTAAAGAGCTGAACGAGTATTTTGAAAAGAAAGAAGTCTGA
- a CDS encoding adenylosuccinate synthase translates to MATRVVVGTQWGDEGKGKYIDMLAKDSDMVVRFSGGNNAGHTIVANGVKYALHLIPSGILNEGKTCIIGNGVVVDPAVLLKEIKELNEKGISTDRLLISDRAHVIMPYHKLLDELQEKFRGENSIGTTKRGIGPCYSDKTERSGIRMCDLVDEDEFVRKVRENLKVKNLIIEKVYGGQKLDEEQVISEYLEYGRKLKEYVADVNSIIFEAIEQGKNILFEGAQATFLDLDFGTYPYVTSSNPVAGGVCTGAGVGPVFINEVYGVLKAYTSRVGAGPFPTEQNNEIGDRIRELGWEYGTTTGRPRRCGWLDLVMIKYAARVNGLTALAINHVDTIGKLPKIKLCVAYKKNGQETRNFPCSLKELAQCEPVYEEFDGWDEDISNVKSFDDLPDNAKKYLSRIEEIVGVKIKLIGVGKEREQTIVVN, encoded by the coding sequence ATGGCTACCAGAGTTGTAGTAGGCACCCAGTGGGGAGATGAGGGAAAAGGCAAGTATATTGACATGCTGGCCAAAGACTCGGACATGGTGGTGCGATTTTCAGGAGGAAACAATGCCGGACACACGATAGTGGCCAACGGTGTAAAATATGCGTTGCATCTTATACCGTCGGGCATATTGAATGAAGGCAAAACTTGTATTATAGGCAACGGTGTTGTGGTTGATCCGGCAGTTTTGCTAAAGGAAATTAAGGAGCTTAATGAGAAAGGGATAAGTACTGACAGGCTTTTGATAAGTGACAGGGCTCATGTTATCATGCCGTACCACAAACTTTTGGATGAGCTTCAGGAGAAGTTTCGTGGAGAGAATTCAATAGGGACAACCAAAAGAGGAATTGGGCCGTGCTACTCTGACAAGACGGAACGATCGGGAATCAGAATGTGCGACCTTGTTGATGAAGATGAATTTGTCAGGAAGGTAAGAGAAAACTTGAAGGTTAAGAACCTCATAATTGAAAAGGTATACGGCGGACAAAAACTGGATGAGGAACAGGTTATATCCGAATATCTTGAATATGGAAGAAAGCTTAAGGAATACGTTGCGGATGTAAACAGCATTATATTTGAGGCCATAGAGCAGGGAAAAAATATATTGTTTGAAGGAGCCCAGGCAACATTTTTGGATCTTGATTTCGGAACCTACCCTTATGTCACTTCTTCCAATCCTGTGGCAGGTGGAGTTTGTACAGGTGCAGGAGTCGGACCTGTTTTTATCAATGAGGTATATGGGGTTCTGAAAGCCTATACGTCAAGAGTTGGCGCAGGACCGTTCCCGACGGAACAGAACAACGAAATAGGCGACAGAATAAGAGAACTTGGATGGGAATATGGCACAACTACGGGAAGGCCAAGACGCTGCGGGTGGCTTGATCTCGTTATGATAAAGTATGCTGCCAGAGTAAACGGACTTACCGCACTGGCAATAAACCATGTTGATACAATAGGAAAGCTGCCAAAAATCAAGCTTTGTGTTGCGTATAAAAAGAACGGGCAGGAAACGCGCAATTTCCCGTGCAGCTTAAAAGAGCTTGCCCAATGTGAACCCGTATATGAGGAATTTGACGGTTGGGATGAAGACATATCAAACGTAAAGTCCTTTGATGATCTTCCTGA